Proteins encoded together in one Miscanthus floridulus cultivar M001 chromosome 16, ASM1932011v1, whole genome shotgun sequence window:
- the LOC136514299 gene encoding uncharacterized protein isoform X1, with translation MMETLPDIYPLTGLQIGDIQSYISRAFLYFAPLSKKVFILVDNQPWLTTKQSRSARLWQFMVTKYRMSPFANSRALLHHKQEKQAAAEAAAAAATATTTSAAGESSDTMRRWFALAADLSRALHGFLVFEVSWRDVHGINYFNELLTDTSLALEARYMNKWEFYSAEQAAGCMHLWFLGRASEARALRGYLSALHTHSDPSEQLEECSSALRRTCSSSSLTAVSEDDDDDDLDGAAAAGSTSSARSRSDSGISVSPIPTPTTARARARAASSWARAAAAAEVPFVAPAQYSDTLILFRFRDSLLPLKLRQIIMSDIRLLTLLESGLPSWVIFFQSYPLLCQLYRPWMRPLVRSLYLLASLVTVLIGFYDLYKNVPLLKSAAARICGPLFGWIETWDMVTRIQYLGTILFLRNLRKCLQSLLALLRAARALVRTVAAPLAEAAWPLLASCGQLWGLLGEGLAPAWALLVDLAEVLWAPFDLVLDNVAGCLWPLLQVALLPVRGAAALAGCAGSLLSATYNFSKDIWETMSSIFELNHMSEAQQSGFDMSQIKTLWNDLFSQIFRAIRGILNGILVFFASCNRHRLSIYNHAQSRLRHMLRVARLHQAAPRAHSSSSSSCRCKQQRPRRRPSGRNAEDDAVAECDRCK, from the exons ATGATGGAGACTCTGCCAGATATCTATCCGTTGACCGGCCTGCAGATTGG GGACATTCAATCCTACATCTCGCGGGCGTTCCTCTACTTCGCTCCGCTGAGCAAGAAGGTGTTCATCCTCGTGGACAACCAGCCTTGGCTGACGACAAAGCAGTCTCGATCCGCGAGGCTGTGGCAGTTCATGGTCACCAAG TACAGGATGTCTCCGTTTGCGAATTCACGGGCGCTGCTTCATCACAAGCAAGAAAAGCAGGCGGCGGCTgaggcagcagcagccgccgccaccgccaccaccacctctgcAGCGGGAGAGAGCTCCGACACGATGCGGCGGTGGTTCGCGCTGGCGGCGGACCTGAGCAGGGCGCTGCACGGCTTCCTGGTGTTCGAGGTGTCGTGGCGCGACGTGCACGGCATCAACTACTTCAACGAGCTGCTGACCGACACGTCCCTGGCGCTGGAGGCGCGCTACATGAACAAGTGGGAGTTCTACAGCGCGGAGCAGGCGGCCGGCTGCATGCACCTGTGGTTCCTGGGCCGAGCCTCCGAGGCGCGGGCTCTGCGGGGCTACCTCTCCGCACTGCACACGCACTCTGACCCCAGCGAGCAGCTGGAGGAGTGCAGCAGCGCGCTGCGCCGgacgtgctcctcctcctccctcacgGCCGTctccgaggacgacgacgacgacgacttggACGGTGCTGCTGCAGCTGGCAGTACTAGTAGTGCCCGATCTCGATCTGACAGCGGCATCAGCGTCTCCCCGATCCCGACCCCGACGACGGCTAGGGCCAGGGCCAGGGCCGCCAGCAGCtgggcgcgcgccgccgccgcggcggaggTCCCGTTCGTGGCCCCGGCGCAGTACAGCGACACGCTGATCCTGTTCCGGTTCAGGGACAGCCTGCTGCCGCTGAAGCTGCGGCAGATCATCATGTCGGACATCCGGCTGCTGACGCTGCTGGAGTCGGGCCTGCCGTCCTGGGTCATCTTCTTCCAGTCGTACCCGCTGCTGTGCCAGCTGTACCGGCCGTGGATGCGGCCGCTGGTGCGGAGCCTCTACCTGCTGGCGTCGCTCGTCACCGTCCTCATCGGCTTCTACGACCTGTACAAGAATGTGCCGCTGCTCAAGTCTGCGGCGGCGCGCATCTGCGGGCCGCTCTTCGGGTGGATCGAGACGTGGGACATGGTGACCAGGATCCAGTACCTGGGCACCATCCTCTTCCTGCGCAACCTGCGCAAGTGCCTGCAGAGCCTCCTGGCGCTGCTGCGGGCGGCGCGCGCGCTGGTCCGCACGGTGGCGGCGCCGCTGGCCGAGGCCGCGTGGCCCCTGTTGGCATCCTGCGGCCAACTGTGGGGCCTGCTCGGCGAGGGCCTGGCGCCGGCATGGGCGCTGCTGGTAGACCTGGCGGAAGTGCTGTGGGCGCCCTTCGACCTGGTCCTGGACAACGTGGCGGGGTGCCTGTGGCCGCTGCTGCAGGTGGCGCTGCTGCCGGTGAGaggagcggcggcgctggcgggCTGCGCGGGCTCGCTGCTGTCGGCCACCTACAACTTCTCCAAGGACATATGGGAGACCATGAGCAGCATCTTCGAGCTCAACCACATGTCGGAGGCGCAGCAGAGCGG cttcgACATGTCGCAGATAAAGACGCTCTGGAACGATCTCTTCTCGCAG ATCTTCCGCGCCATCAGGGGCATACTCAATGGCATCTTGGTGTTCTTTGCATCCTGCAACAGGCACAGGCTCAG CATCTACAACCATGCGCAGTCCAGGTTGCGGCACATGCTTCGCGTCGCTAGACTGCATCAGGCGGCGCCGCGTGCgcactcgtcgtcgtcgtcgtcgtgtcgATGCAAGCAGCAGAGGCCCAGACGCCGTCCTTCGGGGCGCAACGCTGAG GATGATGCAGTGGCGGAATGTGACAGGTGCAAGTGA
- the LOC136514299 gene encoding uncharacterized protein isoform X2 — MSPFANSRALLHHKQEKQAAAEAAAAAATATTTSAAGESSDTMRRWFALAADLSRALHGFLVFEVSWRDVHGINYFNELLTDTSLALEARYMNKWEFYSAEQAAGCMHLWFLGRASEARALRGYLSALHTHSDPSEQLEECSSALRRTCSSSSLTAVSEDDDDDDLDGAAAAGSTSSARSRSDSGISVSPIPTPTTARARARAASSWARAAAAAEVPFVAPAQYSDTLILFRFRDSLLPLKLRQIIMSDIRLLTLLESGLPSWVIFFQSYPLLCQLYRPWMRPLVRSLYLLASLVTVLIGFYDLYKNVPLLKSAAARICGPLFGWIETWDMVTRIQYLGTILFLRNLRKCLQSLLALLRAARALVRTVAAPLAEAAWPLLASCGQLWGLLGEGLAPAWALLVDLAEVLWAPFDLVLDNVAGCLWPLLQVALLPVRGAAALAGCAGSLLSATYNFSKDIWETMSSIFELNHMSEAQQSGFDMSQIKTLWNDLFSQIFRAIRGILNGILVFFASCNRHRLSIYNHAQSRLRHMLRVARLHQAAPRAHSSSSSSCRCKQQRPRRRPSGRNAEDDAVAECDRCK; from the exons ATGTCTCCGTTTGCGAATTCACGGGCGCTGCTTCATCACAAGCAAGAAAAGCAGGCGGCGGCTgaggcagcagcagccgccgccaccgccaccaccacctctgcAGCGGGAGAGAGCTCCGACACGATGCGGCGGTGGTTCGCGCTGGCGGCGGACCTGAGCAGGGCGCTGCACGGCTTCCTGGTGTTCGAGGTGTCGTGGCGCGACGTGCACGGCATCAACTACTTCAACGAGCTGCTGACCGACACGTCCCTGGCGCTGGAGGCGCGCTACATGAACAAGTGGGAGTTCTACAGCGCGGAGCAGGCGGCCGGCTGCATGCACCTGTGGTTCCTGGGCCGAGCCTCCGAGGCGCGGGCTCTGCGGGGCTACCTCTCCGCACTGCACACGCACTCTGACCCCAGCGAGCAGCTGGAGGAGTGCAGCAGCGCGCTGCGCCGgacgtgctcctcctcctccctcacgGCCGTctccgaggacgacgacgacgacgacttggACGGTGCTGCTGCAGCTGGCAGTACTAGTAGTGCCCGATCTCGATCTGACAGCGGCATCAGCGTCTCCCCGATCCCGACCCCGACGACGGCTAGGGCCAGGGCCAGGGCCGCCAGCAGCtgggcgcgcgccgccgccgcggcggaggTCCCGTTCGTGGCCCCGGCGCAGTACAGCGACACGCTGATCCTGTTCCGGTTCAGGGACAGCCTGCTGCCGCTGAAGCTGCGGCAGATCATCATGTCGGACATCCGGCTGCTGACGCTGCTGGAGTCGGGCCTGCCGTCCTGGGTCATCTTCTTCCAGTCGTACCCGCTGCTGTGCCAGCTGTACCGGCCGTGGATGCGGCCGCTGGTGCGGAGCCTCTACCTGCTGGCGTCGCTCGTCACCGTCCTCATCGGCTTCTACGACCTGTACAAGAATGTGCCGCTGCTCAAGTCTGCGGCGGCGCGCATCTGCGGGCCGCTCTTCGGGTGGATCGAGACGTGGGACATGGTGACCAGGATCCAGTACCTGGGCACCATCCTCTTCCTGCGCAACCTGCGCAAGTGCCTGCAGAGCCTCCTGGCGCTGCTGCGGGCGGCGCGCGCGCTGGTCCGCACGGTGGCGGCGCCGCTGGCCGAGGCCGCGTGGCCCCTGTTGGCATCCTGCGGCCAACTGTGGGGCCTGCTCGGCGAGGGCCTGGCGCCGGCATGGGCGCTGCTGGTAGACCTGGCGGAAGTGCTGTGGGCGCCCTTCGACCTGGTCCTGGACAACGTGGCGGGGTGCCTGTGGCCGCTGCTGCAGGTGGCGCTGCTGCCGGTGAGaggagcggcggcgctggcgggCTGCGCGGGCTCGCTGCTGTCGGCCACCTACAACTTCTCCAAGGACATATGGGAGACCATGAGCAGCATCTTCGAGCTCAACCACATGTCGGAGGCGCAGCAGAGCGG cttcgACATGTCGCAGATAAAGACGCTCTGGAACGATCTCTTCTCGCAG ATCTTCCGCGCCATCAGGGGCATACTCAATGGCATCTTGGTGTTCTTTGCATCCTGCAACAGGCACAGGCTCAG CATCTACAACCATGCGCAGTCCAGGTTGCGGCACATGCTTCGCGTCGCTAGACTGCATCAGGCGGCGCCGCGTGCgcactcgtcgtcgtcgtcgtcgtgtcgATGCAAGCAGCAGAGGCCCAGACGCCGTCCTTCGGGGCGCAACGCTGAG GATGATGCAGTGGCGGAATGTGACAGGTGCAAGTGA